The DNA sequence TCTTCACTTCGTCCCGATAATTAAAGACCGTGCCCATCGGATTGGTTTTGGTGTCTTGCTGATGCAGGATGTCGAGATTCAGTGCTTTGGGCCACCAATCTGCGTTTGACATGCTTGCCGATGTGGCACTCCCATGCATGAAAGGACATTTACCGCCAGAACTCGTGTTTTTTGGATCCATATCGCACTCCTTGGCTGCATTTTCAACGGAATGGGATGTATGCCCCAGGACAGTTGACCATAGCAGTATGTCTGAAGATGATCAGAAAACAGCAGTTATGAAAACTATAGCCCTGATGGCAGATTTTGCCGTTAGAGAAGCAATAAATTCGATCATATCTGAAGCGTTTTCATGTGTTTTCTTTCGCGAAAGATATTCGTATGAAGGGGGGAGTTGCCGGAACTGATTAAAATCAAAAAATACCAAGATAGATGGATTCTTCACTGTAATTTGCTGTCGATCAGTCTATATTGCTATTTTATAGACGATCGGTCTATATCTTGATCAAGACAGGATAAATTATGTTTAATGCCATTCTGATTGAAAAAAAAGAAAACCAGTATCAAAGCAGTCTGACTCAACTGGATGATGCTCAGCTGCCCGCAGGTGATGTGACGGTAAGAATTGATTATTCCACGCTGAACTATAAGGATGGCCTGGCCATCAGTGGTCGCTCGCCGGTTGTGCGCCAATTTCCGATGGTGCCCGGTATCGATTTCGCCGGCACGGTTGAGGCAAGCTCGAATCCGGAATTCACCCCGGGTCAGAAAGTTTTCTTAAATGGTTGGGGTGTGGGTGAGAAACATTGGGGCGGACTGGCGCAGAAAGCCTGTGTGTCTGCCGATTGGTTGTTACCGTTGCCTGAAAAATTAAGTACCTATGATGCGATGGCGGTGGGAACGGCCGGTTATACCGCGATGCTGGCGATCATGGCACTGGAAAAACAGGGTGTGATGCCTGACAGCGGACCGGTACTGGTAACCGGAGCCAATGGTGGCGTGGGGAGCTTTGCTGTCGCGTTTCTTGCCCGTCTTGGTTACAAAGTCATTGCATCGACCGGACGCCCTGAAGAAGTTGAGCATTTAACAAAACTGGGTGCCAGCGAGATCATTCACCGCGACACTCTCTCTGCTGCCGGAAAACCGTTAAGTAAAGAACAATGGGCAGGCGCTATTGATTCGGTCGGCAGCCATACGCTGGCTAACGTTTGTGCCGGCACCCGCTATGGCGGCACTGTGGCCGCCTGTGGTCTGGCTCAGGGAATGGACTTTCCTTCTTCCGTTGCGCCTTTTATTCTCCGCGGCGTTACGCTGGCAGGGATCGACAGCGTGATGTGCCCTAAAGCCATTCGTCAGCAAGCCTGGCAGCGAATTGCTGAACTGCTTGATCAAACGCTGGTAGAGGAAGCTACGAAGAAAATCGGCATGTCAGAGGTAATTGCGACCGCGCATGACCTGCTGGATGGCAAGGTAAAAGGAAGAGTGGTCGTTGATGTAAATCAGTGATCCCAATGGCGCACTGATTCACTTCTTAATTGAAGTCGAAAAATAGCACCAGAATTCTTCCAGCGGTTGTGTGCTCTTATAAAGTTTGGCGCGCATAACCGCACCTTCCCACCCGGACCAGAACAGGGCGGCTAATTTGTCATGATCGGCATCTTCAGCGATCTGATGACAGGATTTTGCTTCTGACAAACAACGGCTCACACGCTGCTGCCACTCGCCAAGAATGGTCTGCAAATGGCTTGTGAACGCCTCAGACAGTTGCGGGCTTTCCTGCATCAGGTTACCCACGAGACAACCCCGTTTGAATTGATATCTGGTCATGCCGGCTTTGGCGTCGTTGACGAAATTCTCAATTCTCGTTAACGGAGGAAAGGCGTCATTTGTCAGGTGCTTATCGAGTTTGTGAGCGAAATATTCACCATAAGCGGTGATCACGGCGTAACCAAAATCTTCTTTGTTTTTGAAATAGTGATAAAAAGAACCTTTCGGAACCGCTACATTTTTGACGATCGCATCAATACCTGACGCGATGAATCCATGTTCAGTCAGCAGTACCAGGCCGCTTTTAATCAATTCCGCTTTGGTGTCAGTGAAGTTTCGTTCTGATTTAGGGGGTCTGCCACGTCCGCGTTTCACTGGTGTTTGTTCCGGCGCCACTCGCTTATCCTCAGAACAGCCATATTGCTATGTCAAAATGACCCTATCGATGTGGGTCTAATTTTATGCCAATAAACCGAATGAGTCATATTTTTGTGTTCAGAGGGGCATTCTGTTGATTGTGTGCGCGCCGTCAAAATTTGAATAAGTTTCGGCAACAGCGGTGTTCTGTCCGTTCGAATGTAACCGTTCTGTAACCATGCCTGCATATGCTTAACGGACACAAATCGGTAGAAGTAGGAGAGATTAGCGATGATGGATTCACATTTGACTGAAATTAAGAATGCACATCTGTTTATGGATTATCTCCGGAGCTCAGGAGTGAAATCTCCGGGATCACGCAGTGATAACTGGGAATTTGCTGATAAAGAACGTGTACTGGCCAAGATCAGCAAAGACAAGAATGGTGATACAAAGTTCTTTATCTGCGCCGCCATGCTGGGCCGCAAGTAACAGTAAATAACAGATATATTTATGCGAAAAAGCCCCGGATACAATGACGCATCCGGGGGACACTTCCTAAAAGGCTTTTTTAATCTGCTTTACTTAAATAACTTTTCATATTCGCCATAACCCGCTTCTTTCAGCTTATCCGCTGGAATAAAACGCAGTGCGGCAGAGTTCATACAATAGCGCAAACCGGTCGGGGCTGGTCCATCCGGGAAGACATGTCCCAGATGAGAATTGCCCAGTCTGCTGCGTACTTCCGTGCGGGTCGTAAACAGCGTGTTGTCTTCCACTTCGGTAATGTTGCCCGCCACCAGTGGCCGGGTAAAACTCGGCCAGCCGGTTCCGGAGTCATATTTGTCGGTTGAGCTGAATAACGGTTCGCCGGAGACAATATCAACGTAGATGCCGGGTTTCTTGTTATCCCAATAGATATTATCGAACGGCGGTTCGGTGCCGTTTTCCTGCGTGACCTTGTATTGCAGCGGCGTCAGTTGCGTTTTCAGATCCACTTTGGGCTGCATCCCGGTGGGGTCAAACCAGATGCCATCCCAGGTTTTATGCAGAAAATCATCCCGCCCGGAACGTGAGCGGTAGTATTTATAGCGGATCGGATTTTTCTTGTGATAATCCTGATGGTATTCCTCCGCGCGCCAGAATGCGGGGGCCGCCAGTATTTCGGTCACAATCGGCTGATTGAAAATACCGCTGTTCGCTAACCGTTCTCTGGATTGTTGCGCCAGCTGTTTTTGTTCGTCGTTATAGGCATAAATGGCCGAGATGTATTCATGACCCCGATCCACAAACTGACCATCCGCATCGGTCGGATCGATCTGATGCCAGAAGATATTGAGCAGCTGATTGTAGGTCACGAGTTTCGGGTCATAGGTGATTTGTACCACCTCAGTGTGACCGCCCCGGCCGTAATTTTCATATGTCGGATTTTCAGTGGTGCCGCCGGCATAACCGGATACTACTGAAATAACCCCATTGAGTGTTTCAAACGGGCTGGTCATGCACCAGAAGCAGCCGCCTGCGAACATGGCTTTTTCTGTCATGCTGGCTGGTGTTTTAGTTTGTTCGGCAGCAGCAGAAAAACTCACGACCAACAGCAGCGCCGCTAATCCTCCAAGGTATTTAAGAACGCGTTTCATATGACCTCCAGCCGTCACCGGCATTCACACATCATTGGCTGATGCATTCAAACCAATGAGAATGGTTCTTAAATGATATAAACGTACTGAGATGGGGAATAAGATCACTCGCCGCTGTTTATAAAAGTAAGGCGATATGCGGAACGAAAATGATCAGCGCAATAATCACCGCGCCGATGGCACTGAGCAGGACCGCTCCTGCCGCAACGTCTTTAGACTTTTTGACTAAAGGATGAAAGTCAGGGGAGGCGACATCACATAAAAATTCAAAGGCAGTGTTTAACGCTTCCGAAACCCAGACCGCCATGATCGCCAGAATCAAAAAGCACCATTCAATCGCATTCACTGAAAGAACGGCAGCTGCTAAAACGACGCACACCGTGGCAAATAAATGCACCCAGGCATTATGTTCGCTTTTCAGCATTTCAGTGACGCCCCGGACCGCATGCCGGATGCTTTGTACTCTTTTCGCAACCGAAAAGGTTTCTGACTGATTGGTTAAAGACATGTTTTTGTCTCCTGTGGCCGCTGTCGATAGCCCGGGTTATGGCTATTGCAGTGAAAGCACATACATATAGCCATCACTGAAAAATGGATCGCCTTTAAAGTTGTAGCCGATCTCCGGGTTTCTTATTTGCATTTTCAGACTGGTATTTATTTTATTGGCCAGCAGTAAATCCCGATACAATTGTTCTCTTTCCGCATTTAAATCGGGAGTAATAACCGGAATGATCCCCCATTTAAAGCCTTTGTCTGCACTGACCATGCCGACATAGAGATCTTTTCCATCCTGAGATTTATAATTTGTCTGCCATATTTTAAGATGGTGTGCATCTTTCAGCCAATTCGAGTTGGTTATCTTTCTGAATGCCACATCCTGAATTTTAGCATTCCAGAAAGAGGGATAAATCGGAGCTGATGGATAAGGCTTTTCCGATGTCAGCGATTTAATGGCATTGATGAATGACGGAATATCTGAATTGTCAATTAAATGCCAACCGGCTGCCTGCATTGCTGAAATCAAAGTTTGTTTATCGGATGCCTGAAATATAAAACTGATGGGTTCCTGTCTTTTTCCAATCAGATCTTCAGTATATTGAAGTTGCTCTGTTGTAAATATATCGGTAACTTTTGAGACAGTAATATCACTGGCAACCGGAACAGGGCGTAATGGCGGATGATAATTCAGCGCAAAACTGCCGTAAAAAAGAAACGTACCGAATATCAGCGCTCCGGTGAGGAGGCGTCTTTTGCTGCTCGCCAGCGTCAGTGAACGGGCGGAGCTGGTATGTCTGAGCCATTCAGACAAGGTAATGCCAATAATCAGCCACATCGCGCCAACGAGATAACCACTCCAGACATCACTGATATAATGCACGCCAAGATATACCCGGCTAAAACCAATCAGCAGCGCAAGAATTGCGGTTGCAAAAAACAGATTTACCTTATGCGACCAGTAATGCGTGGAGCGGATGAGCAGATATCCGAGAAAGCCATAAATAGCGACCGCGATAGAGGAATGTCCGCTGGGAAACGAGAAGGAATCTTCCAGATATACGGCGAACTCCGGACGTGCACGCTGAAACGCCAGCTTTCCCAGCCAGGTAAATGAGAGACTCCCGATAGCAGCCACCAAGAACGGATAAATGAAATATTTTTTATGCCATATAAAGAGAATGATTAATGAAGACAATACAACCACAGTAATTATTTCTAATTTTCCAAGTAACGTTATCCAGGTAAAGATATGGGTTAGTGTGTCATTTCTCAGAATATAAAACAGATTCGCGATGCGAATATCTGCGGCAGTAATGGAATCGGAAGTAATAAAGTCTTCAACGATGCCGGCAAATAATGCGACGACATAAAACAAGGCCAGTGCAAAGATAGACAGGGGGCGTCCGGTGAACACTGTATTATCAATTCGTGCTTTCAGAAAGACCACTAAGCGGGGGTGATTTTTAGCCCATACTGCAGCGTATTCATTTTTTATTATTCTGATTTTCAGCATATGCAGAAGCGCATGCAATCCGGATAATAATTGTTCTCCTTTTTTTATCGTTATCCATTTTAAAACCAGAGTGAATAATACAAACGCTAATGCAAGCGGAATAAACAGTCCGGCACGGGATAACCACAATTCTGTCATCATGTGCTGTCCTTACGCTGCCGGTTTGACAGCCATAAAGTTCCTGACAGTAAGCCTAAAAATATCAGCAGATAGACCAATACCACGCCTGCACTGGTGCCATCAATCCAGATCCCATAGAGATAACCTGCCAAGGTGCTGAACAGCGCGACCCAGGCGACGTAAGTCCAGGTTTTCAGGTAGCCGATAATGGCCGCAGTGATGAGAATGCTTTGCAGACTGAGCTCCGGATCGGCCATCAGATAGGCCAGCAGAGGACCGCGGTGCATCCCCAGGCTGAGGAACATCTGCGCTATCGGCACTTCCACCAGCGTTGGGAAGTACATGAAGACACCGAATATCACACCCGCCAGATTACCGGTTAATGTGTTCTGTCCGGCTAAGGCTTCTATCCACTCTGGCTGGATGAGCTCTCTGATCACCCCAACCAGAAATACGCCAATCACCAGCAGCGGAAAAATCTGTTTTACAAATTTCCAGGATTCCCATAACAGCTCACGAACCTGATCTTCCGTGAATCGGGTCTTAAGTATCCAGCCGAGCAACAGCAACGAAATCAAAACGCCAATAGACTTCCCGTTAATCAGAATATCCAGCCCGGTGGCATGGGGTCGCATACCGACAGCGGCAACTAGTAAGGTTATGCTCAGTAAAATCAGCGAAGTCCATGTCCAGCGGTTAAAGCCATCAAAAATTGTTTCAATCCCTTTCCATGATGCAAACCCAATCAGCAGTAACAGCATAATCAGAAAAGCACCTTGTGCGCTGACACCTTCACCGCCTCGTGCCGGATCAAAAGGGATCAGTTGAAACAGATAGTTTTGCAGGCTATCCAGGCCGCTCACCGGTAAGGTGAGGGTCGCGTAAACGTCCGTCAGCAGTGACACCTTGAGTGTGCCGGCCAGCAGCAGGGCGATCAGCAGTAACAGAAAGATCAGTGCACTGGGCGGCATCCGGCCTTGCCCGGCGAACAGGGCATCGGTGGCTTCATCGTGTTCTTTATCGGATTGCCGGAATATCAGCGCCATGATCAGGCCGATGCCGATCCCAAATGTCAGAGAGAGCAGCAATCTGGCAAAAGCGAGGTCCACGCCGATGATGCCGCCGGTATAGATCAGCGCCAGAATATTGGCGGCCGGGGCAAAGAACAGAAAAGTGATGGCAGGCCCGAGACCGGCGCCTTTTTTATATATCCCGGCAAAAAGCGGCACGATAGTACAGGAACATACTGCCAGCACCGAACCGGCCAGTGCCGCCGCCGGGTAGGAGATATATTTAGGGCGATTCCGCCCCAGAAACCGGGTGATGATTTCTTTGGGGATCAGTGCGGTCATTGCGCCGGCAATATAAAAAGCCGGCAGCAGACAAAGCAGAACATGTGCCGCGAGGTAGGAAGCCAGATTGCCGAGGCCGCTGAAAAACAGATGTAAGGAAAAGGATAATATATCCATCTTGCCCTCCTGTTCAGCCAGTTATTTTTGCTGTGCGGCTTTTAATCCGGCCTGAATGATTAACTCCTGCGGTATGGTTTCATACACGATGTTGTCTATTTCCAGCGTCCGGCAGTTTTCATCCTCACAGGCAGCGCAACACAGGCTTTGTCCGCTCTTCGCATCAAGCCATTCCTCCAGCGGTTTATCACCGATCCAGATCCGGTTTGATTCCTGCGGATGGGCCCTGAATTCCCGTATAGAAAGCGTTTTTGTCCGTAATACCGGCTCAATACCTAAGGGTGATAATTGCTCCTTTAGTTTTTCAACTGCCCGGAGCATCTCCATATAGGTGTTACCACAACGTTCGCAGGTTTCACCATCCGCAGTGACGAGGCGCTGCCAGGTAATCGGTAATATTTTCATCACAACGACCTCATCATGTTTAGTGGTTAACTGCAACAGCGCTGATTGGCTGACATTTCAGTGGTTTTCAGATTCCTTATGACTGCATAAACCATTGTTTAATTTTATCTTTTGACGGAATGCCGCCGGAATGCACAACCTTGCCATCCACGATGACACCGGGCGTTGATAAAATGCCGAAGCTGACGATGTCTTTGATGGCCTCTACTTTTTCCAGCTGAATATCTTCGCCATATTCTTTGGCAACTTCTTCAATCAGTTTGGCGGTGGTTCTGCAGTTGGCACATCCTGGGCCCAGTACTTTGATATTTTTCATTTTGTTTTCTCACTCCTGATAAAAATCACAACAATATATTGAAGACATAACCGACCAGCATGATCCCGCTGGCGACAACAGTTATAAACGTGGCGATCAGGCGCATTTTGAGTACTTTCCGCAAGATCACCATTTCCGGTAACGAGAGTGCGATAACACTCATCATGAACGCGAGTACCGTGCCTAATGCCGCGCCCTTAGCCAGCAAAGCCTGAACAATCGGGATCACCCCGGCGGCATTGGTATACATCGGAACACCGATGACGACCGCCAGTGGCACCGACCACCAGGCTTCTCTCCCCATGAACGAGGCCATGAAATCTTCAGGCACATATCCGTGGATACCGGCACCGATGGCGATACCCGCTAAAATGTAAGGCCAGACTTTACCGACAATATTGCGGACCGCGGTGAATCCGCTGCTAATACGGTCAGCCAGCGTTAACGTATCGTCTTCTATACTGAATTGCGTTTTGGGTATTTCCTGTACCCAGTCTTCAAGATATATTTCCATTCTGAGCCGGCCAATCACCCAGCCACTGATAATGGCTACCGTTAATCCTAACCCCATATAAAGCATAGCTGTTTGCCAGCCAAACAAGCCGAATAACAATGTGAGAGCGACCTCATTTACCATCGGGGCTGAAATCAGAAAGGAAAAAGTAACACCGAGCGGCACGCCTGCCTGCACGAAACCAATAAACAGCGGGACAGCCGAACAGGAACAGAAAGGCGTCACGATGCCTAAAGTTGCAGCCATCACATTAGCCACACCATGACTGCGGTTTGCCAGCAAGGCGCGGGTTCGTTCGGGCGTGAAATACGAGTTGATCATACCCATGATGAAGACGATACCGGTCAGCAGCATCAGTACTTTTGGGGTGTCATAAAAGAAAAACTGCAGGGCACCGCCCAGATGACTGTTTCTGTCTACCGGTAATGCCGCAACCAGTGATTCAGAGAGCGGGATCAGGGTCTGATACAGGCCAAACCAGATCGCGCCCGCTATTAGCAAAAAAGGTAACGGTTGTTTTTGTGTAAATGCTTTTGCAGCGACGACAGCATTCATTTATCGGTGCTTCTCTGTTTTTTATCCAATTACAAAGAAGACGGCGGAACTGCAAAAAGATGCAGCCTGTTTTGAAAATATTGGCGGAATTATTTTTTGCGGGGTGTGAAGCAGCAGACCTGCCCCTGAGTATCGAGCACAACCTTGCATGAGAGAAGTAACCCATCGCGCAGGCGTTTTCTGGCTCGCTGGATCCGGGATTTTGTTGCAGATAACGTCAGCTGATGTGCCTCAGCATAAGCCTGCAATGACATGCCTTCAATATCACACCGGCGGATGATGTCACTGTCATCCGGATTTAATTCACTCAGAACGCGGGGCAGGCATTGCGTCAGCTCGTCGACCGCGGCAATCGCTTTTTCATCTGACGCCAAATCATCCGGTAAGGGGATGAGTTTTTTGTTTTTCCGGTATGTATCGATCAGATAATTCCGGGCTACCTGGAATAACCAGGCGCGGGGATTACTGATATTACAAAAGGATTTTCCCTGAGAAATAGCCTTAATAAAGATGTCATGAAGCGAGTCGGCAGCATTGTCGCTGTCTGCCAGTTGATGCAACAACCAGTGACTCAACTCTTCTTCATTGGCATTCCAGGCTTTTAACACGCAATCAGGAATCGCCGGTTTATCTGACATTTTATTAAGGCTCCGGGTAGCAGATGTTTATTTTATCCCTTGTTCATACCAGCCTTTAGACTGATTCACAATTTTTACGACCAATAACATCACAGGAACTTCAATCAGCACGCCAACTACCGTTGCCAGCGCAGCACCGGAATGAAAGCCAAACAGACTGATTGCCGCCGCAACCGCTAATTCAAAGAAGTTCGATGCGCCAATCAGTGCTGACGGGCAGGCGACAGAATGTTTTTCGCCAACCTTGCGGTTCAGCCAGTAGGCGAGGGCAGAGTTGAAAAACACCTGGATCAGAATCGGCACTGCCAGTAGCGCGATGACCAGCGGCTGACTGAGAATCGCATTGCCCTGAAAGGCAAACAGTAACACCAGCGTCAGCAGTAAGGCGGTAATTGACCAGGGCTGAATGGTGTTCATTACAGAATCGAAATGAGCCTGACCTTTGGCCAGTAATGCGCGGCGTAAAATCTGCGCAATGATCACCGGAATAACGATATACAGTACCACCGAGGTAAGCAGCGTGTCCCACGGCACAGTAATGCTGGATACACCGAGCAGCAGGGCGACAATCGGAGCGAATGCGACCACCATGATCAGATCGTTAAGGGCGACCTGAGACAGGGTGAAGTAAGGATCACCATTCGTCAGACGACTCCAGACAAACACCATGGCCGTACAGGGTGCCGCTGCTAGCAGGATCAAACCGGCAATGTAGCTGTCGATTTGTTCTGCCGGTAACAGTGATGAAAAAAGCACACGAATGAACAGCCAGCCCAGAATTGCCATGGAAAATGGTTTAACTAACCAGTTCACAAACAGGGTCACACCAATCCCGCGGAGATGGCTTTTTACCTGATGCAGCGCAGAAAAATCAATTTTCAGCAGCATCGGGATGATCATCACCCAGATCAGCAAACCGACCGGCAGATTCACCTTGGCAATTTCCATCGCGCCGATTGCCTTGAATACCGCAGGGAAACTCTGGCCCAGCGCGATGCCAACGACAATACAGATCCCAACCCAGGCCGTAAGATAACGTTCAAAAAAGCTGATGCCGGCTTCCGGTTCATTTTCCGTACTGATTTCATATTCTAAAGACATGACTTTCTCCTGATTCGTCATCAAATCACTGAATTTGTGTTTTATCTGCTAATTGTTCAATATTACAAGAGAAGTTGAAATGATAAAACCAATAATTACATCTGATCTGCAGCCATGGAATGTTTCCCGGTAAACCTGATTCAATCAGCTTCTTTCGATGAGGAATACTCTGCTGGTAATTCTGCTTCCTGAGGTTCTGGCCGGAATGTTTTCATCCGGACCAGATGGATCGTAACGCTCACCGCGATACCCAGCAAAATCAGCTGCACCCACCACTGTGAAACCACAAACCAGATGGAATAACTCATGGTGAGCCATAGCAGACTGAGCGCGATAACTTTCTGTTTGAGGGGCATGCCCCGGCCTTCCCGGTAGTTACGAATGTATTCGCCAAACCAGCGGTTAGTGATGAGCCAGTGATAAAAACGCGCTGAACTGCGGGAATAACAGAAAGCCGCCAGTAACAGAAAAGGCGTGGTTGGCAGTAAAGGCAGAAAAATGCCGGCAATGCCCAAAATTACGCAAATCGTACCTATTACAATCAGCATTATTTTGACCACACTTTTCATTAATCCATCCCACTGAGGTACTGCAGACTGCTTGTTCAGCGTTGACCGGCGCAACTGTAAGCGCCGGAATCTTTGGCATGTATGATGCTAAGGTATCACTTCCCGGTTGAGCTGAGCCAGTTATAGTTACAGGTGTATTGTTATAGTTTAGTCAGAATTCACCTGCTTTCCAGCCGACAACAGCAAGCGATTATTGAAGAGAAAGTCAAATTCTCAGGCCCTTCACTGGTTATCTGTGGTTACTGAGTCTAAACTTTAAGTGAAACGTAATGTTACATTTAGATATAAAATGGTGTATTTTGGTGCAATAACTAAATAGTCATAGTAATCGGGATGGAGGGTGTGTCATGGATTCACATTTAACAGAAATCAAAAACTCGCATTTGTTTACTGAGTATCTGATGTGTTCCGGAATTAAGTTGCCTCGTTCCCGCAGTGAAAACTGGGAGTTTTTTGACACCGGTAAAGATTGTGTCACGGCCAGGATCAAGAGAGATGAAAAAGGGCATGCCCGTTTTTTCATCTGTGCAGCCCTGCTTGGGCGTAAATGAACGTTTTTTGAACGTTATTGAATAAGCCCTTTTAAAAGAGGGGTTTTATTATTTATCGAATATATGCATGATTTTACTGCGCAATTGAATTAATGAAACGACGGTTCATTTTTGTTTTTTATTTAATTGAGTTTGTAGTATCAGAAATAAACAATTTAGATTTCAATTCGTTTTGTTGTATTTCATGTAACTGTTTACGTTTTATGAAATATATAAATTAAAAATTATATTTGTGACACATATACCGATTCGTAAGCCTTTCCTTTCATTCAAATCACCGCGGTGTGTAGAATGAAACAACCAGGTAACAGCTGGTATAGCTCTGAGAGAGCGTCAGTCCATGGGGGTGTGACTGGTCGGCTCAAGGAGTGTTGCATTCTTTTTGTTCTTTCACTTATTGCTATGGAGTCTCAGATATCATGGATTTACACTTAACAGAAATCAGAAATGCGCATCTTTTTATGGAATATTTAATGAGCTCAGGCATCAAATCTCCGCGTTCACGCAGCGAAGATTGGGAGCTGGTAGACAAAGAGCAGGTAATTGCTCGTATCAAAAAAGATCATACTGGTACTGCGAAGTTCTTTATTTGTGCAGCCATGCTGGGACGTAAGTAATTTTAATTCTCTGAGAGCGAAAGTTTTTAATAAAATTCTCCGCTCTCAGGTTTTTTTGAAATATTTAACTGAATCGATTCATGCTGTTTTTTAAATCTTAATTCTTTCCTTTTTTATTTTTCTCGTCATTATCCTGATAAATTTAATGCCTTAGTCGCTACAGAATTAATCTGCAGCGCTAAGGCATCGTTTTTTTTGCTTCCGCCGTTGGTTACTCTGCCAGATACGCTTTCAGTAGCGTTTCTGTCGGCAGTGCAGTCATAGCGCCTTTGGCTGTGGTAGCCAGCGCACCACAGGCATTAGCCTGACGGATGATTTTCAGCAAGTTGTCGTTGTTATGCCAGTCATCACACGCAACCAGACCGGCCAGCAAACCACCAACAAAAGCATCACCGGCACCTGTCGTATCAACCGGATTTACCGGTTTGCCGGTTACGAGTTGCTGTTCGTTGTGGTGAACGACTAATGCGCCTTTTTTCCCTTGCGTGATCACAACCAGTGGCAGATTGTATTGCTCATTCAGCCAGCTCAGTGCGGTTTGCAGATCGCTTTGATCGGTCAGGAACAGCAGTTCATCGTCAGAGAACTTCACCACATCTGCCAGCGCAACCGCCTGCAGAACGACCGGTTTTAAATCAGCCGGGTTCAGCCACACTTCTTCGCGCAGATTCGGATCAAATGACACATAACCGCCCGCCGCTTTGATCGCTTTCATTGCAGCCAGTGTCGTTGAGCGTGATGGTTCATTCGCCAGCGCAATAGAGCAGACATGCAGCCATTCGCCTTTCTGAAATGCCGGTACATCCTGCGGTTGCAGGAACTGATCAGCACTTGGTTTCACCATAAAGGTAAAACTGCGTTCACCGTGGTCATCTAAATCGACAATCACGGTTGATGTCCGGTGTTCTTCATCCAGCAGCATGTATTGGGTGTCTACACCTTCATCTTTCAGCACCTGCTTCATAAAGCGGCCCAGCGGATCCTGACCTACGCGGCCAAAAAACGCACT is a window from the Tolumonas auensis DSM 9187 genome containing:
- a CDS encoding MDR family oxidoreductase, with product MFNAILIEKKENQYQSSLTQLDDAQLPAGDVTVRIDYSTLNYKDGLAISGRSPVVRQFPMVPGIDFAGTVEASSNPEFTPGQKVFLNGWGVGEKHWGGLAQKACVSADWLLPLPEKLSTYDAMAVGTAGYTAMLAIMALEKQGVMPDSGPVLVTGANGGVGSFAVAFLARLGYKVIASTGRPEEVEHLTKLGASEIIHRDTLSAAGKPLSKEQWAGAIDSVGSHTLANVCAGTRYGGTVAACGLAQGMDFPSSVAPFILRGVTLAGIDSVMCPKAIRQQAWQRIAELLDQTLVEEATKKIGMSEVIATAHDLLDGKVKGRVVVDVNQ
- a CDS encoding TetR/AcrR family transcriptional regulator, whose product is MAPEQTPVKRGRGRPPKSERNFTDTKAELIKSGLVLLTEHGFIASGIDAIVKNVAVPKGSFYHYFKNKEDFGYAVITAYGEYFAHKLDKHLTNDAFPPLTRIENFVNDAKAGMTRYQFKRGCLVGNLMQESPQLSEAFTSHLQTILGEWQQRVSRCLSEAKSCHQIAEDADHDKLAALFWSGWEGAVMRAKLYKSTQPLEEFWCYFSTSIKK
- the msrB gene encoding peptide-methionine (R)-S-oxide reductase MsrB, with the protein product MKRVLKYLGGLAALLLVVSFSAAAEQTKTPASMTEKAMFAGGCFWCMTSPFETLNGVISVVSGYAGGTTENPTYENYGRGGHTEVVQITYDPKLVTYNQLLNIFWHQIDPTDADGQFVDRGHEYISAIYAYNDEQKQLAQQSRERLANSGIFNQPIVTEILAAPAFWRAEEYHQDYHKKNPIRYKYYRSRSGRDDFLHKTWDGIWFDPTGMQPKVDLKTQLTPLQYKVTQENGTEPPFDNIYWDNKKPGIYVDIVSGEPLFSSTDKYDSGTGWPSFTRPLVAGNITEVEDNTLFTTRTEVRSRLGNSHLGHVFPDGPAPTGLRYCMNSAALRFIPADKLKEAGYGEYEKLFK
- a CDS encoding diacylglycerol kinase family protein; translation: MSLTNQSETFSVAKRVQSIRHAVRGVTEMLKSEHNAWVHLFATVCVVLAAAVLSVNAIEWCFLILAIMAVWVSEALNTAFEFLCDVASPDFHPLVKKSKDVAAGAVLLSAIGAVIIALIIFVPHIALLL
- a CDS encoding LssY C-terminal domain-containing protein; the encoded protein is MMTELWLSRAGLFIPLALAFVLFTLVLKWITIKKGEQLLSGLHALLHMLKIRIIKNEYAAVWAKNHPRLVVFLKARIDNTVFTGRPLSIFALALFYVVALFAGIVEDFITSDSITAADIRIANLFYILRNDTLTHIFTWITLLGKLEIITVVVLSSLIILFIWHKKYFIYPFLVAAIGSLSFTWLGKLAFQRARPEFAVYLEDSFSFPSGHSSIAVAIYGFLGYLLIRSTHYWSHKVNLFFATAILALLIGFSRVYLGVHYISDVWSGYLVGAMWLIIGITLSEWLRHTSSARSLTLASSKRRLLTGALIFGTFLFYGSFALNYHPPLRPVPVASDITVSKVTDIFTTEQLQYTEDLIGKRQEPISFIFQASDKQTLISAMQAAGWHLIDNSDIPSFINAIKSLTSEKPYPSAPIYPSFWNAKIQDVAFRKITNSNWLKDAHHLKIWQTNYKSQDGKDLYVGMVSADKGFKWGIIPVITPDLNAEREQLYRDLLLANKINTSLKMQIRNPEIGYNFKGDPFFSDGYMYVLSLQ
- a CDS encoding permease, producing MDILSFSLHLFFSGLGNLASYLAAHVLLCLLPAFYIAGAMTALIPKEIITRFLGRNRPKYISYPAAALAGSVLAVCSCTIVPLFAGIYKKGAGLGPAITFLFFAPAANILALIYTGGIIGVDLAFARLLLSLTFGIGIGLIMALIFRQSDKEHDEATDALFAGQGRMPPSALIFLLLLIALLLAGTLKVSLLTDVYATLTLPVSGLDSLQNYLFQLIPFDPARGGEGVSAQGAFLIMLLLLIGFASWKGIETIFDGFNRWTWTSLILLSITLLVAAVGMRPHATGLDILINGKSIGVLISLLLLGWILKTRFTEDQVRELLWESWKFVKQIFPLLVIGVFLVGVIRELIQPEWIEALAGQNTLTGNLAGVIFGVFMYFPTLVEVPIAQMFLSLGMHRGPLLAYLMADPELSLQSILITAAIIGYLKTWTYVAWVALFSTLAGYLYGIWIDGTSAGVVLVYLLIFLGLLSGTLWLSNRQRKDST